Genomic window (Patescibacteria group bacterium):
TCTAATATATACTTCGCCATGGACTACTAGGTTATTTGGAATTTCCTTGTTACTGTTTTTGATTAATCTTAAAGGAACCTCACTAACAGTTTTTATGTTTTCTGTAACATTATCTCCTTGCTCACCATTACCACGAGTTGCAGCCCTCACAAGATGCCCGTTTTTGTAAATGATTTCTATTGCTAATCCGTCGTATTTTGGTTCTGCTGTGTAGTTAATTTTCTTTTTTTCTAGTTCTCTGCGGCAAGTTTTATCAAAATTGTGGATATCATCACTCTTGCGGGTAGCTTTTAGACTTAACATAGGGTAAGGGTGCCTTACTGTTTCTAGCTCGTTTACTGGCGCGCCTCCTACTTTTTTGGTCGGTGAAGTTGGGCTTTGCAGCTTGGGCCACTTTTCCTCTAATTCCTGCAACGTTTTGAGAAGTTTGTCATACTCAGAATCAGAAATAACAGGGTCGTTTTTTATATAGTAACGGTAATTGTGGTAACGGATAGCATGCCGGAGCTTTTGTATTGCTGATTTAGCTTTTCTTTCTGTTTGAATCGCGCTCACATTGATTTTTGGTTTTAGTTCTAGATTTTTTGGTTTTTCCATAGTTTAGCCTTCTTTTTGCAGTAGGTTTTGAAGTTCTGTTAGAGGGTAGGTATTTAAAACATCGTGGGGTTCTAACCAACCGCGACGGGCTTGATTGATCCCGTATTTTAGGAAATCTAGTTCTTCTAAGCTATGTGCATCACTAGAAATAGTCATTTTGACCCCTAGTTCTTTAGCCATTTTTGCATAAGCATCATCTAAATCTAGCCGGTCTGGTTGGGCGTTTATTTCTAGAAAACAGTTTTTTTCCTTTGCCTTTTTGAAAACCTTTTCCATATCATATTCATAACCACTCCTGCCACCAATTACTCTTCCTGTTGGGTGACCGAAAATATGAAAGTAAGGGTTATCCATAGCATTTAAAATTCTTTGAGTTTGCTCTTTGGGAGGTAAGTTGAATTTAGAGTGGATAGAGCAAGTTACAATGTCCAGTTTTTTTAAAGTGTTGTTTGGTAAATCTAGGGAACCATCTTCCATAATATCTACTTCAATGCTGGAAAGAATGGTAATACCGTCGAGTTTTTTGTTTATTTTTTTAATCTGTTTAATCTGCTCTTCTACTCCTTCTTTATCTAGTCCTTGGGTTATTCCCATGTACGCAGAGTGGTCGGTGATAGCAATGTACTCGTACCCTAATTTTTTGCACTTCTTGACCATGGTTTCTATAGGTTCTTCTCCATCACTGTTTTTGGTATGTATCTGGAGATCGCCGCGTATATCATCTAGCTTGACCAGGTTAGGGAGGTTTCCTTCCTTTGCTGCTTCTACTTCCCCGCGGTCTTCTCGTATTTCAGGAGGAATGTAGGGAAGGTTAAACAGTTTGTAGATTTCTTCTTCTGTTTCTCCGGCAACACTTTCTTCTCCTCTAAAAACTCCGTATTCATTAAGCTTTAGTCTTTCTTTTAATGCTAGGTTCCTTAATTTTATATTATGAGCTTTGGAACCAGTAAAGTACATGAGTGCTGCGCCATAACTTTCTTCTGCCACTACTCGCAAATCGACCTGTATCCCTGTGCGAAGTTTTACAGTAGATTTGGTTTCTCCCTCGGAAACTATTTCGCCAATATCTTCAAATTCTGTAAAGCGGTGGATAATTCCTTCTCCTTTTTTACCTGTGGTAAGTATGTCAATATCCCCTACCGTTTCTTTCTTTCTGCGGTAACTACCGGCAACTACCACGTCTTTTGTGTTGGGATCTTTTTTGAGATATTGGACAAGGGGTTCTACATATTGTTCAGCAACTTTTAGTTTTGTTCTCTTTTCTTCTCCTGGTCCCTCTTCCAGTGCTTTTTTGATTTTGGCAGTTATTTTTTCGCCAAAGCCGTGGAGCTCTTGCACCTTCCCTTCTTCTAGTGCTTTTTCAAGGTCTTTGGTAGTTTCGATTCCTAACTCTTGGTGCAAGTCCCCTACTCTTTCTGGACCCAAACCCTCGATGCTAAGTAGTGTAGTTAAAGCTTCGGGGAACTCTCCTTTTAATTCTTCCAGCTGTTTCAGCTTGCCGGTTCTTGCAATTTCTTCCAGCTTATTGGCCATATCTTTCCCTACTCCTTCAATTTCCGTTAGATCTTTTCCCTTATTAACCATATCTTCCAAGCTACGGGAAAGATTACGTACTTTTCGGGCCGCGTTGCGGTATGCTCGGATCCGAAACTGGTTGGCTCCTTGGATGTCCAAAATGTCTGCAACTTCTTCTAAGATATTTGCAACTTCACTGTTATACACTGGCATTGGTTATTTATATGTTAGCAAGAGTTAAAAAAGTATTCTACTGAGAAGGGGTTTGAAAGAGAAAGTTCCCCCTTTAAAAATTGCACTATAACCTGTTTGACCTCATCACACCATTGTGTAATGACTTTACACAACCTCATTATTAATTATCAGAATGGTACCTCGCAAAGGTAATACCTTTGATAGCTTGGTAGCTTTTGTAAAAGAAATGAATGATTATGCATATCAACGTACTAGTACGTTAATATAAGAGGTATTCCGAGACCAGTGGGTTTAGAGTTTATTCAAAGAATTCGTGGAATGGTGGGGCAATTAGTCTTCTCCCCCTTGGGATTTGATTTATTTTCTCAATATCTTTTCTTTCAAGCTCAAAGTTTAAACTTTCAATATTTTCTCGAAGATGGTCGGGTTCTGCTGAGCGGGGAATGACTACTCTCCCCTCTTGAATATGCCAGTTTGTAATAATTTGGGCTGGAGTTTGCTTATATTTTTTCGCTAGGTCTTGTATAACTTGAATTCTTAGGTCTTGTCCCTGACCAAGGGGAGAATAGGCGGTAATTATTATGTTGTGCTCCTCGCAGAAAGTTTGGAGTTCTTGCTGAGTGAAGGAGGGGTGATATTCTACCTGGTTATTGGTGATTTTTATACCTGTTTTCAGCGCTTCCTTTAAGTGGGAAATTGTAAAATTGGACACTCCAATTGCGCGCACTTTCCTCTGCACTTTTAAAGTTTGCATACCGTTTAACGTTTCTTCAATGGGAATGGTGCTGTTCGGCCAGTGAATAAGGAGAAGGTCTAAGTAGTCTGTATTTAGCTCTTTTAAGGTTCTGTTTCCTGCTTTGACAACAGCAGTTTTTTCTAGGTCTGTTCGCCATATTTTGGATGTTATAAAAAGCTGTTCTCTTTTAATGCTACTTTTATTAATTACATCGGAAATTACTTGGTGGTTGTTGTAAGCGTCTGCTGTATCGACGTGCTTGTAGCCAAGTTGAAGTGCTGCTTCTACTGCTCTTTTGCCCCTATCTTTTCTTAATTTCCAAGTACCTAGGCCTAGCATTGGTATTTCTGTCTTAGGATTAAGTTTTTTTGTTGGTATTTCCATAGTGAATTTAGTATATTTATAAGAAGTTAAAAATGTATGAAAGTAATGTAAGAAAAAAGTAATGTAAGCGTACCTAATTTAATGTGCGGTTTTGACAAGAGGGGCAAAAGTAGGTTCCTCTGCTTCCAATAACAATTCTTTTTACCTTGCCTCGGCATTGGGGGCATTCTGCATCGTCCTCACGGTGTTGTGCGAGCCAGGAGCTATCAATTTTGTTAGTTATACCCTTTTGCAAAGTATGTTGCATAGTCTCGTAGATTTTTTTCCACTCCTCCTGACCAAATTTAGTTACTTTGGTTTTGGGATGTAACTTTAAGCGGTAACATATTTCGTCCGCATAAACATTTCCTATTCCGGAAATTATGTGCTGATTCATAAAAATTGATTTAATCATTGCAGTGCGATCTTTTACTTTGTTGTAAAAGCTTTCAAAGTCAGTGTGCAAAGCATCGGGTCCAAACCCCCTTTCTTGTATATACTGATCTGGATCATTTGTAATTGAGAACTCGCCCAATTTTCTTATCGATGTGAGAGCTGTTGCTGAATGAGGAAAATAAAATATAAGTTTTGCGTATTTTGGCAGCTTTTTATCTTTTTTGAAATGTACTACATTACCTGTCATTCCAAAATGGGCTACCAACCATGTATCTTTTGAGGTTTTGCAAAAAAGGAATTTTCCGTAGCGCCTTGTATTTACAAAATGCGATCCTTCCAATTGATGTTGTAGATCCTTGAAAGAAATGTTTTTGAGCATTTGTTTACCTTTAACCTCCACTTTTTGGATAGTTTTATCTAGGGAAGTTTCTTCGAACTTGCGCCGAAAATGTTCAACATCGGGTAATTCTGGCATTTTAATCAAGTAGGGTTTTTAAAGTTTTAGCATTTTCTATAGCGTAGGCGTGTGCATCATTGTTAAAGTATGCATATACATCTAGGTCTGTTGCATCCCAGTTTTTTATGCGTCTGCTCCATTTGTTTAAGGTGCTTGTCTTGTACTTGCTTCTATAGAAGCCATCCGGTCCGTGAAAGCGGATGTAGACAAAATCACTAGTAATCTTTGTTGGAGAGGGTGCGTCGCGGTGATCGTGAATGCAAAAAGCAAGCCCCCCTTTTTCTAGCAAATCGTATATTTCATTTTGGTACCAACTTTTGTCTCGGAACTCGAATGCGAAGCTGTATTTGCTTGGTAGAACTTTAATGAATTTTTCTAGGCGTTCTTTGTCTACATGCCATTGTGGTGGTAGTTGAAAAAGAATTGGTCCTAGCTTATCTTCTAGTAATTTAATATTTTCAAGCATGTTAGAAACAGTTTTTTCCGGTTCTAGAAGATTCTTCATATGGGTAATATAACGGTTAGCTTTTATGGAAAAGAGGAAATCGGGAGGAGAACTTCCTTTCCAGCTTCTGACTATTTTTTTGGGGGAAAGGTTATAGAAAGTATTGTTAACTTCTACTGAGTCAAAGTGACTAGCGTAATAAGGGAGGTAATTTTTTTCTTTTATGCTTTTGGGATAAAAAGAACCCCTCCAGTGGCTATAAAGCCACCCTGATGTTCCAACTTTAATCATGGGTTAATGGTTACGCTTGGAATTTATTCTTACTCCACTCGACAATGTTTTTTGCATCATCCTCAAGTGCTTTCCCAAATGATATTCCCAAGGCCAATGCAATAGTTAGAGATAATCCTTGTGCTATTGCGCCTACAACTTGGCTTGCAATTTGCAAGTAATCCATAATTACTAGAATAAGAATAAACTTTCCCAGCGGCTTTACTATTTGGATAGCGAAATCAATGATTTTACTATCCCAGGAAGTACCCCTTATATTAATTTTCTTAATTATGCGGGCAAGTAGATTGATTGCGTACGAACCAATAAGCCAAATTATTATTGCAACTAAGATTTTTGGCACAATAATGCCTAATTGGGAAACAAACTGCTGTGATGCGCTCACAAATGGGTTTACTAGTGCTGACATTTAATTCACCCCCTTTCTGGATTTAGTTTTACTAGATGCTAAATTTGACACTATCAGGGTGCTTTCAAAGTAATTTTAAGACTAGGTAAGAAAAATGTAAAAGCTTATTCTTTTATTTTATACCCAAACCCACGAATAGTGTGAATCAGTTTTTTGTCAAAACCCTTATCAATTTTATCTCTTAAATAGCCAACGTAAACATCGACTACCCTGCTTTCCACATCTTGTGGATAAGACCAGATACGATTGAGTATAAACTCACGGCTTAGAACTTGTTCTTCGTGTTCCATTAATAATTGAAGTAACTTAAATTCTCGTGGTGTAAGCTCTATTTCTTTTTCACCTCTTTTTACCTCATGTGTCTTTTTGTCTAAGGTAAGATTTCCTACTTGCAGTTTTCCTGTAATTGTTTCTTGTGGTGTAAGCCTTGCATTGATTCGAAGCAGTAAGTCCTTTGTGTTTATTGGTTTGAGGACAAAGTCGTTAGCACCACATTTGAACTTTTCAATTATTTTTTCGGCTTCTTGCTCCTTAAGAATAAGGATTATAGGTAAGTCTGGTTTTTTTCTTTTTATACTTAGGCAGACTTCTTCACCCTTAATGTCGTCTAGCTCAAGATCAATGAGTACTAAATCTGGTTGTTGGTTTTCAATTTGGTTAAGAGCTTCACTTCCTTGTTTTGCTACCTGCACTTGATACCCATTCTCAGAGAGAACGTCACTTAGATATTCTTGTAAGTCTTTGTCTTTTTCAATAAGAAAAACTTTGGTCATTTTTATTTAAGGGCGCTGTAATTTGAATTGGGGTTAGGGTAGCAATTTGGCATTGTAGGAAGTTCTAGATCCAGCCTATACATAGTTGTAAAGAATTATACCACAGGGTCTTGTTTAAAAGCTTTAAGAAGTTTTGGCGAAGGAAAGCTTGCTCCGCAAAGCTCCGCCAGCTGGTGGGAGCGAAGTGGGGTGGTTGGTGCGCTCAGCGCACCTAAATGTTGCAAGCTGCCCTAAACCACATGGGATTTAGGGCATGAACCATGTAAGGGTTATGGCTACGCCACACGAGGTGGCTTGCTACGAACTTCGATGAGTGTCATGGCAGAACGTGGTTCATGGTTGAGCAGATTGGTCTAGAACCTATTTTACCCTCTGGGGCGAAACGAGACAAATGAGACAGTATAAAAAAGGGAGTCCTAAAATTACCTGATGTAGTTTGGTACACCCTATCTACCGGAAAACACCAGAGTGAAACCCTTCAAAAAAATTAGGGATTATAGTATCGGTTTTATCGAAACTCTCGTAAAATTTATAGTACGTGACCAAAGCTTCTAGCCAATCCCTGCGTGGGCTAGCAACGAATCTTTCCGCTCTTTCGATAATTGCCATATTAAACTCCATTGCTAGTTCTGGCGGAAATCCTTGATCAATTGGGGGATTCGTATTGACAAGTAGCACCTCGCCCGAAACTGGAAAAACAAACTCTTTTAGACATTTAAGAGGGTCGCGGTCGTCGATACCTCTGGTTACTATTGGGTTATCACCCACAATGTACCAGCTCTTACCGTCCGCGGGATAAAGGAAACGCCATCTTCCGATACTGTCATCCCAAGAATTGTCTCCATAAAATGGCGCAAAGGGTAGTACGAGTTTCAACGATTTTTTGAAAGCTTGGGAATTTTTTATTGCACTCAAGATCTCTTCAGGTGCCTTTTTACCATTTTTGTTAACTACAGAAAAGTAGTTAAGCGTATGGTCCTTATTAAAAGCGATGCTTGAAAGATTTTCTACAGCTCCAATATTGGTCGGTAATCTCCAATGTAGGCAGAGTATAAAGAAGAAAAGGCTCATCTTGTCCAAGAGGTCGATTTCGGTAATGCTGGATGACTTCCTGATTTTGTCGAACGTGGCCCACGACTCACTTTCAACATGTGTATATGCACTTTCCAAAAAGTCTGACTTTTTTCCTCCGGGAAAACTTACAGTATTGAGGTTATTTTCAAAGAATACAGCATCAGGAGTAGTTTCGAAAATACTCCTATTTCGCTTATCGTAAACAAAGAAAGTACCACCGCTATTAGTAAAGCCTTTGAGGTAATGTCGGGGGAGATAGTGATGTTTTTTGCTGGGTTTGTTCGTCATGAATAACTAACCCCTTATTCCTGATAGATTAAATTGCTTCATTCTTTTATTCTTCCGGAGCAGATGAAGGACTTGGAACGACTTCATCACTAAACACAAATCCTTTCTTTTTCAAACTTTCTATTAAATCAGGTAAGTTTGCCATTTCTCCTTTTAGCAGTTCAGCTAATCTTCTATGAACATCATCAATATCTTTCTTAATATATTCTTCCCTAAAAATCTTTTGAGCTTTTATAAAATCATCCGCAAACTGCAAGGCGTGTATAAAAACCCGCTCTTTACTAGTTGGATTAATCCTGACATACAGATGTTTATCTTGAAAATCAACTCCGGAGTAAGCTTCAACTCCTTTTTTGAAAATCGCTTGATGAACAGCTCCACACCTAACCGCGCCGTAAATAACTTTAGCCACCCATTGTTCTCCGTACAATGTATTAACTCTCCCCATCCAGTTTTTTATAAAGGACCTCGATCTCTCTGAGCTATTGCCTATTTTTTCACCTCTTTTATTAATTTTATAAAAACCTTTTTCTAAGCCGCCGAGAAAGTCTATACCCGCACTTACCAAAAGAATATACGGTATAGTAAAGCACAAATCACTTCCCCTCATCTTTTTTAGGTCCTCAAGAATCATTTCGTCGAAGTATGTCTTTAAGTAATTCTCTATATAAATCAGCTTTTCCTGTTTACACATATTTTGTCTCCGTCACTTTACGATTTTTACTAAATCTTCTTCTGTTTCATAACACCTCAACCGCCCGCTCAAATACCCAACCCTGTAAGACACTCCGTCACTCATTAATTTCCAATTCGTACCATCTAGGGTTATTTTAACAAGCTTTTTCAGCTGATTTCTACTATCATACTCCTCGCGATTGGGATTAGCCTCCTGGGCAGTGAAGGGAACAACGACGTATTTTCCTATTTCTGGTCTTTCGAGTTGGAGGTTAATAAACTGCTCTTTGGCCAGAGCTTTACCAAGAAGTTCATGTAATTCGACAACTGTTAGCTTTTCGAGTTGTTTTGCTTTTTGGTAAGCGGGATCTGCTTCTTTCTTCTCTTGTTCTTTAACGCTTTCCATGAAATTCGCAACTTGCGTCATGTGCACAACTGCTTCGTTCCCTTCTTCCTCTGTAAAGCAAAACTCTGATCTGTATTTTGCAAGTAATTCTTTACCTCTCTTCTCCTCTTGTTCCCGTTCTGCTTGCCATTTGTGGTGATCTTCAACCTCGGATTTATTGTAATCACAACCGCTACACGCGTACTTCCAAATCGTTTTATCTTCTTTTTCATCTGTCGTGATACTTACTTTTATTTCGTTCTCGCATTTTTCACAGATTTCTGGTGTGCTTTCGTACTTCTGGCCATTATCAAAATAACCTTCTCGGTAATTGCATTTAGGACATTCGTGGAGAAATAGTACTTTTAGGGGTTTGTTTGCAAGGTCCTGAAGTGTTTTGAGCGTCGGCTTCATCAGAACATCGCACTCAGGGCAGTAGAGTTCGGCGGGGGTAGCATTATCAAAATGATCCTGTTTGGCCTTATCTTCCGAAATCCAAAGATCCAGTGTTTCTTGCCTGTTCTTAAACCTTTCCAACTTTACGGAGTGGATAACTAAGTTAGTCATTCTGGACCAATCTGTTTCCAGCTTATCTTTTTTAATATCCTGACTTGTTGATTCTTCTTTCAGTTCGGAAAGCTTTTCTTGGAGGGTTTGTACCCATTGAATACAAATTTCTATGGTTTGAAGATCGTATTTATCTTCGTAATGTTGTGGCAATTTTAAATATTTTTCCATCTGTGTGGGAAAATAATTTAGTTTTCAATATAGGTAATATTTTCAAGTAGCACTTTAAATTTATCTGTTGAGTAGTCGGATAGAGGTGTTTTCGTTACTTTTCCATACGATGTTTGTAAATCATCAAGAACCTCGGTATTAGAAAACTTATCTTTAATTAACTTTTTAATTTTCTGTTCCAATTCCTTACTGCACCAACACTGCAACCCGCCACCTTCATAATCCGGCTCGATTCCTAAATTAAATTGCACTTTGTTTTCCGACTCAAATTCAAATTGAAAATAGACAAACTTAGGGGTCTTCTTGACTTCCAGTTGATCAATTATACATTTGCCTGATGCTAATTGGTTGTAAAGGGCCAGAAGATCTTTAACTTTTCCTTGTTCCGAGCGACCCTTGTAGGCAGTAATAAACTCGTCATCGCTTGGGATCTTTGTATGGCGGCGAGATTTACCGATGTCCTTTTTTACCTCACTTCCAAAAAGTTTGGGGATAATAATTTCAAACTCTTCATGTTTGTAATATTCCAATTCCACGGCGTAAATAGTAAATTCGCTATTCTGATTGACAAACAAAATAAGGTCCTTTAACCGATTGTCTAATGCATCCATCAAAACAACAAATCGATAGTTCCCATCTATAATATTCTGTCCCACAGTGTCCAAAACCGTAGTTGTATCCTCCTCAGAAAGTCCGTAGAAATTACGAATACGAGTGTGAAGAGGTTCATTCAAGTCCTTTGTAACGTGATTTGCAAGTTCGTTCAGGAAATCCTCGCGATTTCGGAAGTGAGCCCAAAGAGCAGCTCCGTAATCAAGTACTTGCGCAACTACTTTGCGCTTATCGGTATTTTTATAAAGTTTTGTTTCAATTAAATAAATCTCGCCTTCTTTATCAATACCTACAGCATCAATTGGACCGCTAGTGGTATTAAACTCCCTAGCAAGAATCAATAGACGAATATCTTCTTTTATTTCGTACAAAGGAATACTTTCGGGATTTTCATAAATATATTCCTGCAATTTGCTTTCTTTGCCAAAACTTTTACTTTCAGTAATTACAGCGTTTTTTCCGTTCTTAGTTATAACAATAGACATTTTATAGTTCACTAAAGCAATTTAGAATTAGTTTTTCTAGCTCTTTAGCTTGCTCTATATTCTCAATAGTCCTTGAAAAGTCGTCGAGTTTTTTTATTGTTCCCTCATTTAATCCCAGTTTTTCAAAATTAACAAAACCAAAAGCAATGTGCGCGCCCTCCGGATATATTCCAAACAGGCCAAGCTTTTTAGGTCTTGGGTTACTGGTATCTAAATATTCTATCCCGAGTTCTTTGCTCCGGTATCTAACGTAAAGATTATTGTATTTCTTTGCGAGATCTTTAATAAATGCTTTGAGATAGAGCAAGGCTTCTCTTACGTTATCGTCGTGGTTATGTGCCAATTTATCGAATTCCTTCTCTGTTATTCTGTAGGTTTTAGTTACGCTTTTATAATTGTCAGTGGCGGTTTGGAATTTTCCCCACGCTGTTTTTAAATTAGTCCCAATACGATTAGCACTAATTTTTTCCAGCTTATTAGAGCTATTGTTTAGATTTTCCTTGGACAAAAGACTCTCTAACTCTTTAAGAATTTCTCTTCCCCTTTGGGATTCTAATTCATTGAAGTTAAACTGAATTAAGGGTTTAGTTTTTTTCAAATCTTTGGGATTAATAAGTGCAGAATAAAGTTTGGAAGTTCGGCCAGAGGTAATTAATACCCAAGGGGTTTCAAGCTTCAACGTATATTCCAGACATTGATCTAAGTATTTCTCGACGGGCTCCTCCCAGGATTTTACTTCTACAATTAAGAGGGGTTTACTATCCTTTCCCAAGACCACAACATCAGCCTGGTTGAGCTCAAAAAAGAGATCTTTTGAAGTGTCGTAGCCTAAGAATCTTAATAGCGGTAAAACAAACTTAATCTTTACATTCTCTTCCGATCCGCGCTGAGCGGTAACAATGTCTTGGCTCACTTTAAGGTTGCGTAAATATTCAATTAGATCTGCTCCCTTGTTGAGATTCGCTTCTGCCTGTGTAATTAATTTCTGATGCTCTTGTGGCAATTCTGAAAATTTACTGGCGTTCGCAACAGAATCAACAAAGTCTTTTCTACTTTCCATGCCAAGACCAAGAATAGGCTCGACCATCATTAATTTTCCAACTCTGCGGCTTAATTCAGGCTTCATTTTAGATTTTGAACTTTCTGACCGTGGGGCTTAGAACTTATGTATTAAATTAGTTCTTTTTTTATTTCTTGGTATAGACAAATCAAAGTCTCAATATCCTCCTCTTTTAAGGTCTCAATATCTACATTGACGTAATCCCAACTTTTGCTTTGTTTAAACTCCGCGGTTTTAATTTTATCTAACACCTTCCGGCCATATTTTTGGCCAAATTAGATAAGTTGTCATCGTAATAAAAATAACCGCTTACGGCTTCGACTCTTCCATCCGACCACCCGTGCATAATTGTTACTAAATCATCTTTATACGGGAACTTTAGTGTGTAAGAACCAGTCACTGCTCCCGTACCAAAGCTTATTTCACCCAGGCTTTCCACGCCTTTAAACAACTTCTTTGATAAAGAAAAAGCATCTGAATTAATATTTTTTGCTAGTTCGTTAAAGAAGCTATCCTTATCCCATTTTTTCCTTTTCGAGGGTTGTTCTTCACGCGCTTCTGTTTGTTTAATGTTTACGCCATGAATTTGAGGAACTAAAAATTCGCTATCTTCTGAATCTTTAAAATATCGTGCGGCAAGGGCATAGATTTGAGGTCCAGAGAAACTACTGGAATTTATGAATTCCAATATTCTTTTTAGGCTGTCATCTACATCGTCTACCAGAATGAAAAGTGAGAAATCACCGTTATATAAATTATTACCAATCGCTTTGCGGAATTCTTCCTCGGACCACTCTTCATCTTCTATTAAATCCGCCATTAAGTCCAAGAGTGGGTTCCCTTTCTTTTCTTCAACCATAGCGTCAAATTGCTCATAAGTTTTTTTCCAAAGAAAAGCTGCGTAATCTAGAATTTGCCCAATTACTTTTCTTCTTATTTCGGCGTTAGCGGCGAGTTTAGCTTCAATTATTGTTATTTTTCCATCCTCATCAATACCAATAATATCCGAGGAACCCGCTCCCGGTAGACCAAATTCTTTAATTGCAACTTTTATTTCCTTTCTATCCTCACTTATTTCGTGAATGGGAATAATACTAGGGTCTTCGTAAATTATTTCTTGCAATTCAGCCTCGTTCCTGTATCCACGCTGGTTGTAAGCTTCCCATTTTTTGTTATTCTTTTCGCGTTTGAGTATTTTCATTTTGATTATAAACTAAGTTTCCAAAGCGCCCTTTAAGCTTCGCTTTTCTGCTGCCTTTGTTATAAAACGGGAGCCCTACCAATTAGATTGTGTAATCTCTAAGTTACTAACGGGCTAGCAATTACATCCTAGCTTACAGAACAACAATTGTAAAGCAAATACTTACTACCTGTGCGTTTTACTATTGTGCGAATTAGCTAACAATAAAATTATGCTTAGCAAGAAAAGATTCACACAGATTGTAGGTGATAATATTAGGGAATTGAGGCAGGAAAGAGGCTTGACTCAGGATGAGCTCTCGCATAAGTGCGGTTTCTACAGAACTTACATTAACTTAATTGAAACTGCCAAGAGAACTCCATCCTCCTACACACTATTTAAAGTAGCAAAAGGTTTGGAAGTTGAGGTTGATAAGCTTTATCCTTCTACCGTTTAAGTCTCTAATTCGTAGTTTCTTCAATCGAGAAGTCGCCTGGAAGTTTATCTGGCCATGCTTTTAGAATAACTAAATCGTTGTTTTCTGCATAATTATAAGCTTCCTGATATAAACTGCGAGCTTCTTTGTGTAACCTATCCTGTTCTTCTCCAAAGGTTTCCCGGTTTGTTTTTGACCAGGCAAACATTCCTTCTTCAATACCAGATTTTTGTTCCAGAAGGGATTCTAAGATTTCCATATGCTCATCAGTTTTGCTTTGGATTTTCTCCGGATCCGCTTCTTTCAAATCGGCAATAATTGTGTCCAGCGTCAGAAGGTTTTCCTTGTTTTCTTTTATTTTCTGGAACAATTCTTCCTCGTAAGTTCCGTTGTTGTATAAAACTTCAATAGTATTGAACTGCGTAATCAAATTAGCGCGCGTCATTGCGTAGGAAGCAAATTTTTCGGATATAGTTTCCA
Coding sequences:
- a CDS encoding type I restriction enzyme HsdR N-terminal domain-containing protein; the protein is MKPELSRRVGKLMMVEPILGLGMESRKDFVDSVANASKFSELPQEHQKLITQAEANLNKGADLIEYLRNLKVSQDIVTAQRGSEENVKIKFVLPLLRFLGYDTSKDLFFELNQADVVVLGKDSKPLLIVEVKSWEEPVEKYLDQCLEYTLKLETPWVLITSGRTSKLYSALINPKDLKKTKPLIQFNFNELESQRGREILKELESLLSKENLNNSSNKLEKISANRIGTNLKTAWGKFQTATDNYKSVTKTYRITEKEFDKLAHNHDDNVREALLYLKAFIKDLAKKYNNLYVRYRSKELGIEYLDTSNPRPKKLGLFGIYPEGAHIAFGFVNFEKLGLNEGTIKKLDDFSRTIENIEQAKELEKLILNCFSEL
- a CDS encoding helix-turn-helix transcriptional regulator; this translates as MLSKKRFTQIVGDNIRELRQERGLTQDELSHKCGFYRTYINLIETAKRTPSSYTLFKVAKGLEVEVDKLYPSTV